One segment of Burkholderia multivorans ATCC BAA-247 DNA contains the following:
- a CDS encoding IS3-like element ISBmu5 family transposase (programmed frameshift), giving the protein MTKYDERFRRRVVQAYLAGEAGTKTLAHRYGVGSTMVRRWVASYREHGEDGLSKKHSHYDARFKLSVLQRMWRDELSYARVAVVFGIRNERSIPVWERLYHEGGIEALMPRRRGRPPKMTTLPPPKPTDDAAQKEPSREELLKEIVYLRAEVAYPKKARCAAAIKEADSAQEKTQIIRELRQCHPVAALLKAAGLARSTFYYQLKVLDAGDRYADLKVKIRSVYDHHKGRYGYRRITTVIRQAGHAINHKTVQRLMGQLQLKSLVRPKRYRSWRGEVGRVAPNLLRRQFDAERPNQKWVTDVTEFNVGGQKLYLSPVMDLYNGEIVAYQMDERPSFELVSGMLKKAVAKLDDEGRPLLHSDQGWQYQMPAYRRLLKQHALTQSMSRRGNCLDNAAMESFFGTLKSECYRLARFANVEQLRDALSRYIHYYNHERIKLKLNGLSPVQYRTQPSAA; this is encoded by the exons ATGACGAAGTACGACGAACGTTTCCGACGTCGGGTGGTTCAGGCATACCTGGCTGGAGAGGCTGGGACCAAGACACTTGCGCATCGTTACGGCGTGGGTAGCACGATGGTCCGACGTTGGGTGGCGAGCTATCGCGAGCATGGGGAAGACGGACTGAGCAAGAAGCACAGCCACTACGACGCGCGATTCAAGCTATCGGTGCTCCAACGGATGTGGCGCGATGAGTTGTCATATGCCCGAGTGGCGGTGGTATTCGGCATTCGCAATGAACGGAGCATCCCGGTTTGGGAGCGCCTGTATCATGAGGGCGGTATAGAAGCCCTGATGCCTCGTCGCCGAGGACGTCCCCCGAAGATGACCACCTTGCCGCCACCGAAGCCTACCGATGATGCCGCGCAGAAAGAGCCGAGCCGCGAGGAACTGCTCAAGGAAATCGTGTATTTGCGCGCGGAGGTGGCATACC CTAAAAAAGCTCGATGCGCTGCTGCAATCAAAGAAGCAGACAGCGCCCAGGAAAAAACGCAAATAATACGTGAGCTTAGGCAATGCCATCCGGTAGCCGCGTTACTGAAGGCGGCAGGTCTGGCACGTAGCACGTTCTATTACCAACTCAAGGTATTGGATGCTGGCGATCGGTATGCGGATCTCAAAGTGAAGATCCGGAGCGTGTACGACCACCACAAGGGCCGTTACGGCTATCGGCGAATCACGACAGTGATCCGGCAAGCGGGACACGCGATCAATCACAAGACCGTGCAGCGGTTGATGGGACAACTGCAGTTGAAATCTCTGGTACGCCCGAAGAGATATCGTTCCTGGCGAGGCGAAGTCGGCCGCGTTGCCCCAAATCTACTGCGGCGGCAGTTTGATGCTGAACGCCCGAATCAGAAGTGGGTGACCGACGTGACCGAATTCAATGTAGGGGGCCAAAAGCTCTATCTGTCGCCGGTGATGGACTTGTACAACGGGGAGATCGTCGCTTACCAAATGGATGAGCGCCCGAGCTTCGAGTTGGTCAGCGGCATGTTGAAGAAGGCGGTGGCCAAGCTCGATGATGAAGGACGGCCGTTACTGCATTCGGATCAAGGCTGGCAGTATCAGATGCCCGCCTACCGTCGGTTGTTGAAGCAGCATGCGCTCACCCAGAGCATGTCGCGCAGAGGCAACTGCCTTGATAACGCAGCCATGGAGAGCTTCTTCGGCACGCTGAAATCCGAGTGCTATCGGCTGGCGCGCTTTGCGAACGTGGAGCAGTTGCGAGATGCGTTGAGCCGCTACATTCATTACTACAACCACGAACGCATCAAGCTCAAATTAAACGGGCTGAGTCCCGTGCAATACAGGACTCAGCCCTCGGCCGCTTAG
- a CDS encoding chromate transporter, whose translation MPPPPSSSSAEPDDRAPRPGVAALFVAFAQIGLTSFGGGLSGRIMRDFVHERRWLDEEAFLNGLALSQALPGVNVKNLAIWIGYRLAGWRGALAGFIGIIVPPAVLIVLFGVAFSTLTRFPLTHVALAGAAAAAIGLSVSMAITAVRRLPRGVLPLAVAAATFVSVAVLHWPLVWTVLIGGALSVAFEYRRAAGARAQGSGDR comes from the coding sequence ATGCCGCCGCCCCCTTCATCTTCTTCCGCCGAGCCTGACGATCGCGCACCGCGCCCCGGCGTCGCCGCGCTGTTTGTCGCGTTCGCCCAGATCGGCCTGACGAGCTTCGGCGGCGGCTTGAGCGGCCGCATCATGCGCGACTTCGTGCACGAACGGCGCTGGCTCGACGAAGAAGCGTTCCTCAACGGTCTTGCACTGTCGCAGGCGCTGCCGGGCGTGAACGTGAAGAACCTCGCGATCTGGATCGGCTACCGGCTTGCCGGATGGCGCGGCGCACTGGCCGGCTTTATCGGAATCATCGTGCCGCCCGCCGTGCTGATCGTGCTGTTCGGCGTCGCGTTCTCGACGCTGACGCGCTTTCCGCTCACGCACGTCGCGCTTGCCGGCGCGGCGGCCGCCGCGATCGGGCTGTCGGTGTCGATGGCGATCACCGCGGTGCGCCGCCTGCCGCGCGGCGTGCTGCCGCTCGCGGTGGCGGCAGCCACCTTCGTCTCGGTCGCCGTGCTGCACTGGCCGCTCGTGTGGACCGTGCTGATCGGCGGTGCGCTCAGCGTCGCATTCGAATACCGCCGCGCAGCAGGCGCGCGCGCGCAAGGAAGCGGCGACCGATGA
- a CDS encoding reverse transcriptase domain-containing protein: MARNAYHTALSLDALRAAWGILFKKSSPRSHNTTGVDDISINDFRADEKARLNRLARDLHRKAFQFSDLRPHLIPKSSGKDRLICVPTVQDRIVQRALLNFLSDRYADRLANKISYGFVTNRGVKKAVHDACEIRAKYGWVYKTDIASFFDSIGRLHLERALKAVIRERSLHPLLVQAIGCEISATKGSVAKRINRLGIKAGRGVRQGMPLSPFFSNIMLAGFDRAIAQQGLRAVRYADDLIFFASSRGECEGVAEFCAHHLAPIGLTVPPVEPGSKSVIYEPDQAAEFLGVSLVRHQSSYRLELTQEQIVAIRDDLLKLGSVQELVTRGIALPKLGHTLMLRRNGYLAAYDMCHNVEDLGRELDKLEQRVLRRIYSEGLGIELAKLPPVARNFLGLS, from the coding sequence ATGGCTAGAAACGCGTACCATACTGCCCTGTCACTTGATGCCCTACGCGCGGCGTGGGGCATTCTATTTAAGAAATCTTCACCTCGATCCCACAATACTACGGGCGTCGATGACATCTCCATCAACGACTTTCGTGCTGACGAAAAGGCTCGTCTCAATCGATTGGCTCGCGATTTGCACCGCAAGGCGTTCCAGTTTTCCGATCTTCGACCACACCTCATTCCGAAGTCTTCAGGAAAGGATCGGTTGATCTGCGTTCCGACGGTCCAAGATCGCATTGTGCAGCGAGCGCTTTTGAATTTCCTTTCGGATCGCTACGCAGATCGACTTGCTAACAAGATCAGCTATGGCTTCGTGACGAATCGTGGGGTGAAGAAGGCTGTTCACGACGCTTGTGAGATTCGAGCGAAGTATGGATGGGTCTACAAGACAGATATCGCGTCTTTTTTTGATTCCATTGGTCGGTTGCATCTTGAGCGAGCGCTGAAGGCTGTCATCCGAGAGCGCTCCCTCCATCCGCTGCTGGTGCAGGCAATTGGTTGCGAGATTTCCGCGACGAAGGGGAGCGTTGCGAAGAGGATTAATCGACTCGGCATTAAAGCCGGGCGAGGCGTGCGACAGGGAATGCCGCTATCCCCATTCTTTTCCAACATCATGCTGGCTGGGTTTGACCGCGCGATTGCGCAGCAGGGTCTTCGTGCGGTCAGGTATGCAGACGACTTGATTTTCTTTGCCTCATCTCGCGGTGAGTGTGAGGGCGTGGCTGAATTCTGCGCGCATCATCTTGCCCCGATCGGATTGACTGTACCACCGGTTGAGCCCGGTTCGAAGTCAGTGATATACGAACCCGATCAGGCTGCCGAATTTCTTGGCGTGAGCTTGGTTCGCCACCAGTCAAGCTACCGACTTGAACTGACGCAAGAGCAAATCGTAGCGATTCGCGATGACTTGCTTAAGCTTGGCTCGGTACAAGAACTCGTGACACGAGGGATAGCGCTACCAAAGCTGGGCCACACGCTTATGCTGAGGCGAAACGGATATCTGGCAGCTTACGACATGTGCCACAACGTTGAAGATCTGGGGCGCGAGTTGGATAAGTTGGAGCAGCGGGTGCTCCGCAGGATCTACAGCGAGGGGCTCGGAATCGAACTAGCCAAGTTGCCGCCGGTGGCTCGCAATTTTTTGGGGCTGAGCTGA
- a CDS encoding transglycosylase SLT domain-containing protein — protein MNAWLSWRPNERHAQFVRDMLRRGTRVSHHLFSVVGCFAVAIALALWLLPTVRGTLAAKLMPIVSAAVEAGPARLLSGHPLPNFAPAGAQPQPQDDGPETDALAADLDVAAEATAAAQNDASDVARSGPSPVALAKLIPTQRVPADARDDRALASNREQALVATYLSRRYHVAQEPLGRLVKAAFETGRDVGLDPLLLLAVMAIESGFNPYAESGVGAQGLMQVMSKVHSDKFEYFGGTDTALQPIANLQVGALVLKDCIARGGSLANGLRLYNGSTNPDDNGYGQKVMAERGRLRDVARGRSVPINAPQAPAKPIVTAAVTTAAAGGAKRVHVTLDGAQPLAAKTAPPKAPQQADASVDTSKQARDDHSDLGA, from the coding sequence ATGAACGCTTGGTTATCGTGGCGTCCTAACGAGCGGCATGCGCAATTCGTGCGCGACATGCTGCGTCGCGGGACGCGTGTCAGCCACCATCTGTTCAGCGTCGTCGGCTGTTTCGCCGTCGCCATCGCGCTGGCGCTCTGGCTGCTGCCGACCGTGCGCGGCACGCTGGCCGCAAAGCTGATGCCGATCGTGTCGGCGGCCGTCGAGGCCGGTCCGGCGCGTCTGCTGTCCGGCCATCCGCTGCCGAATTTCGCGCCGGCCGGCGCACAGCCGCAACCGCAAGACGACGGTCCGGAGACCGATGCGCTCGCCGCCGATCTCGACGTCGCGGCGGAAGCCACGGCCGCCGCGCAGAACGACGCATCGGACGTAGCCCGCAGCGGCCCGTCGCCGGTGGCGCTCGCGAAGCTGATCCCGACGCAGCGCGTGCCGGCCGATGCGCGCGACGATCGTGCGCTGGCCTCGAACCGCGAACAGGCGCTCGTCGCGACGTATCTGTCGCGCCGCTATCACGTCGCGCAGGAACCGCTCGGCCGGCTCGTGAAGGCCGCGTTCGAAACCGGCCGCGACGTCGGCCTCGATCCGCTGCTGCTGCTCGCCGTGATGGCGATCGAATCGGGCTTCAATCCGTATGCGGAAAGCGGCGTCGGCGCGCAGGGCCTGATGCAGGTCATGTCGAAGGTCCATTCCGACAAGTTCGAATATTTCGGCGGCACCGACACGGCGCTGCAGCCGATCGCGAATCTGCAGGTCGGCGCGCTCGTGCTGAAGGACTGCATCGCGCGCGGCGGCTCGCTGGCGAACGGGCTGCGCCTGTACAACGGCTCGACGAACCCGGACGACAACGGCTACGGTCAGAAGGTGATGGCCGAGCGCGGTCGTCTGCGCGATGTCGCCCGCGGCCGCAGCGTGCCGATCAATGCGCCGCAGGCGCCGGCCAAGCCGATCGTCACCGCGGCCGTCACGACCGCGGCGGCCGGCGGCGCGAAGCGCGTGCACGTGACGCTCGACGGCGCACAGCCGCTCGCCGCGAAGACCGCGCCGCCGAAGGCGCCGCAGCAGGCCGACGCGAGCGTCGATACGTCGAAGCAGGCGCGCGACGATCACTCGGATCTCGGCGCGTAA
- a CDS encoding YggT family protein — protein sequence MFGEIARFLLNTLFTLFGAALILRVWMQAVRVPPYNPVTQAVLQATNWLVLPLRRAIPGVRGIDWASVVAALLTALVYVVLMVAMAGFDPAAVIPTVVAVALLTVVKWALNLVIWMTILMALLSWLNPRSPAMPILYQLTAPFLNPLRRVIPNLGGIDLSPILLFVIVQVLMMIVTRAAVSLTMFGI from the coding sequence ATGTTCGGCGAGATCGCCCGTTTTCTACTCAATACGCTGTTTACGCTGTTCGGCGCCGCGCTGATCCTGCGCGTGTGGATGCAGGCGGTTCGCGTGCCGCCGTACAACCCCGTCACGCAGGCGGTGCTGCAGGCGACCAACTGGCTCGTGCTGCCGCTGCGCCGTGCGATTCCCGGCGTACGCGGGATCGACTGGGCCAGCGTCGTCGCCGCGCTGCTCACCGCGCTCGTCTACGTCGTGCTGATGGTCGCGATGGCCGGCTTCGATCCGGCCGCGGTGATTCCGACCGTCGTCGCCGTCGCGCTGCTCACCGTCGTCAAGTGGGCGCTCAACCTCGTGATCTGGATGACGATCCTGATGGCGCTGCTGTCGTGGCTGAACCCGCGCTCGCCGGCGATGCCGATCCTCTACCAGCTCACGGCGCCGTTCCTGAACCCGCTGCGCCGCGTGATCCCGAACCTCGGCGGCATCGACCTGTCGCCGATCCTGCTGTTCGTGATCGTCCAGGTGCTGATGATGATCGTCACGCGCGCGGCCGTGTCGCTGACGATGTTCGGTATCTGA
- the crcB gene encoding fluoride efflux transporter CrcB: MFYSIVAIFVGAGLGALLRWFLSLALNALFPAVPLGTLAANLIGGYAIGVAAVVFTARVGLPPEWRLFVITGFLGGLTTFSTFSAEVMTHALQGESGWAFAVAALHLTGSFTLTALGMWTARAWLAAT, encoded by the coding sequence GTGTTTTATTCGATCGTCGCGATCTTCGTCGGTGCCGGGCTCGGCGCGCTGCTGCGCTGGTTCCTGAGCCTCGCGCTCAATGCGCTGTTTCCCGCGGTGCCGCTCGGCACGCTGGCTGCGAACCTGATCGGCGGCTACGCGATCGGCGTTGCGGCCGTCGTGTTCACGGCGCGTGTCGGCCTGCCGCCGGAATGGCGGCTGTTCGTGATCACGGGTTTCCTCGGCGGCCTGACGACGTTCTCGACGTTTTCGGCCGAAGTGATGACGCACGCGTTGCAGGGCGAATCGGGATGGGCGTTTGCGGTGGCTGCCCTACACTTGACTGGATCGTTCACGCTGACCGCGCTCGGGATGTGGACCGCGCGTGCGTGGCTTGCGGCGACGTGA
- a CDS encoding chromate transporter — MTAASRYAALFGVFAPLSIATIGGGQAIVADIQRQIVDVHHWMTAAQFVNDFAIARMAPGPGSLLATLIGWQVAGFWGAVIATLALFGPTAFLIYGIARLWRRHQGARWQIALEAGLRPVAAGMIAASVWVLLQALDGGWPARAIAVASTLCVMYTRVHALLLIAAGAAALVGLRLVGV, encoded by the coding sequence ATGACGGCCGCGTCGCGCTACGCCGCGCTGTTCGGCGTGTTCGCGCCGCTGTCGATCGCGACGATCGGCGGCGGGCAGGCGATCGTCGCCGACATTCAGCGGCAGATCGTCGACGTGCATCACTGGATGACGGCCGCGCAATTCGTCAACGACTTCGCGATCGCGCGAATGGCGCCCGGCCCCGGCTCGCTGCTCGCGACGCTGATCGGCTGGCAGGTCGCCGGCTTCTGGGGCGCGGTGATCGCGACGCTCGCGTTATTCGGGCCGACCGCGTTTCTGATCTACGGCATCGCGCGGCTATGGCGGCGACATCAGGGCGCGCGCTGGCAGATCGCACTCGAAGCGGGGCTGCGGCCGGTGGCGGCGGGGATGATCGCCGCTTCGGTGTGGGTGCTGCTGCAGGCGCTCGACGGCGGCTGGCCGGCACGTGCGATTGCGGTCGCGTCGACGCTGTGCGTGATGTATACGCGTGTGCATGCGCTGCTGCTGATTGCGGCGGGGGCCGCGGCGCTGGTCGGGTTGCGGTTGGTCGGCGTGTGA
- a CDS encoding SIR2 family NAD-dependent protein deacylase — MSASDSSYSAGPGAAPLSADLVASAVAALSRADALLVTAGAGIGVDSGLPDFRGTDGFWRAYPALRHERFEFHEIASPQAFRARPQLAWGFYGHRLALYRSTVPHAGFAILRRWIDAMPNGGFVLTSNVDGQFQKAGFDPARIVEIHGSIHALQCLRPCSDDTWDAAPFIPTVDEAACRLIGEPPRCPHCGGLARPNILMFGDAGWLGARYAAQERALQQWIAQAGRVAVVEIGAGTAIPTVRMLSEQLGADVIRINAREAHARRADVIGLKGGALATLNALDVAWQHA, encoded by the coding sequence ATGTCCGCTTCCGATTCGTCTTATTCCGCCGGGCCCGGCGCCGCGCCGCTGTCTGCCGATCTCGTCGCGTCCGCGGTCGCGGCGCTGTCGCGCGCCGACGCATTGCTCGTGACGGCCGGCGCCGGCATCGGCGTCGACTCGGGGCTGCCCGACTTTCGCGGCACCGACGGCTTCTGGCGCGCGTATCCGGCGCTGCGCCACGAGCGTTTCGAATTCCACGAAATCGCGTCGCCGCAGGCGTTCCGCGCGCGGCCGCAGCTGGCTTGGGGCTTCTATGGCCATCGCCTCGCGCTGTACCGGTCGACGGTCCCGCACGCGGGCTTCGCGATCCTGCGCCGCTGGATCGACGCGATGCCGAACGGCGGCTTCGTGCTGACGAGCAACGTCGACGGACAGTTTCAGAAAGCCGGTTTCGATCCGGCGCGCATCGTCGAGATTCACGGGTCGATCCATGCGCTGCAGTGTCTGCGGCCGTGCTCGGACGACACGTGGGATGCCGCGCCTTTCATCCCGACCGTCGACGAGGCCGCGTGCCGGCTCATCGGCGAGCCGCCGCGCTGTCCGCACTGCGGCGGCCTCGCGCGGCCGAACATCCTGATGTTCGGCGACGCGGGCTGGCTCGGCGCGCGCTACGCCGCGCAGGAGCGCGCGCTGCAGCAATGGATCGCGCAAGCGGGGCGCGTCGCGGTCGTCGAGATCGGCGCGGGCACGGCGATTCCGACGGTGCGCATGCTGAGCGAGCAGCTCGGCGCCGACGTGATCCGCATCAACGCGCGCGAAGCGCATGCACGGCGTGCGGACGTGATCGGCCTGAAAGGCGGCGCGCTTGCGACGCTGAACGCGCTCGACGTGGCCTGGCAACACGCATAG
- a CDS encoding DUF190 domain-containing protein, translating into MDRVFLRFYVHEQHRLHWKPLWEWLLEEANRMGVAGGSAFRAMAGFGRHRVLHEDRFFELQGSLAIEVEFIVTEEEAQRLLERLSREKLRVCYAMIPARFGVIDTLATPPAPSQAA; encoded by the coding sequence ATGGACAGGGTGTTCTTGCGCTTTTACGTGCACGAGCAGCATCGGCTGCACTGGAAGCCGCTATGGGAATGGCTGCTCGAGGAGGCGAACCGGATGGGCGTCGCGGGCGGCTCCGCGTTTCGCGCGATGGCCGGTTTCGGCCGGCATCGCGTGCTGCACGAGGATCGCTTCTTCGAACTGCAAGGCTCGCTCGCGATCGAGGTGGAGTTCATCGTCACCGAGGAGGAGGCGCAGCGGCTGCTCGAACGGCTGTCGCGCGAGAAGCTGCGCGTGTGCTACGCGATGATTCCGGCGCGCTTCGGCGTGATCGACACGCTGGCTACGCCGCCGGCGCCGAGCCAGGCGGCGTAG
- a CDS encoding Rossmann-like and DUF2520 domain-containing protein translates to MSLPDTPRLGFIGAGRLAHCVARRFADAGFPVVAIASRRPESARTLAARIDGCRALDTPQDVVDAADLIFLTVPDDHLASTAAALRFDASRAAQQAIVHCSGASAIEVLDPAKRQHVATGGFHPLYLFGGTDADLARIDGCSVTIEADGALHATLLRLVAALGCHPLSIPAGGRMLYHAAAHYAASFALCGLAEAVELWRGLGFDEEAALRALLPMLAGTIETARDKGLANALAGPVSRGDTGIVERQLALLDARGGDHATLYALMTRRAIALAAKRAAPPASLPALAEVVETALARAADRPSPPQHEA, encoded by the coding sequence ATGTCCCTTCCCGACACGCCCCGCCTCGGCTTCATCGGCGCCGGCCGCCTCGCGCACTGCGTCGCACGGCGCTTCGCGGACGCCGGCTTTCCGGTCGTCGCGATCGCGAGCCGCAGGCCCGAATCGGCCCGCACGCTGGCCGCGCGGATCGACGGATGCCGCGCGCTCGATACGCCGCAAGATGTCGTCGACGCCGCCGACCTGATCTTCCTGACCGTGCCCGACGACCATCTCGCGTCGACCGCCGCCGCGCTGCGCTTCGACGCGTCACGCGCCGCGCAGCAGGCGATCGTCCATTGCAGCGGCGCGTCGGCGATCGAGGTGCTCGATCCGGCCAAACGCCAGCACGTCGCGACGGGCGGCTTCCATCCGTTGTACCTGTTCGGCGGCACCGACGCCGATCTCGCGCGCATCGACGGCTGCTCGGTCACGATCGAAGCCGACGGCGCACTGCACGCGACGCTGCTGCGTCTCGTCGCGGCGCTCGGCTGTCATCCGCTGTCGATTCCGGCCGGCGGCCGCATGCTGTACCACGCGGCCGCGCACTACGCGGCCAGCTTCGCGCTGTGCGGGCTCGCGGAAGCCGTCGAGCTGTGGCGCGGCCTCGGCTTCGACGAGGAAGCCGCGCTGCGCGCGCTGCTGCCGATGCTGGCCGGCACGATCGAGACCGCGCGCGACAAGGGACTCGCGAACGCGCTTGCCGGGCCGGTATCGCGCGGCGACACGGGAATCGTCGAACGTCAGCTCGCGCTGCTCGATGCACGCGGCGGCGACCACGCGACGCTGTATGCGCTGATGACGCGCCGCGCGATCGCGCTGGCCGCGAAGCGCGCCGCGCCGCCTGCGTCGCTGCCGGCGCTCGCCGAGGTCGTCGAGACCGCGCTCGCGCGCGCGGCAGATCGCCCCTCGCCGCCGCAACACGAGGCGTGA
- a CDS encoding LysE family translocator, with product MNFAPASMLSDGFFLSLSLCLDIGLVNVAMLSLTLSHGFRPGFWLGVGSCVGDLVYAALALAGMAVLLQFEAVRWVVWIGGGAVLLFLTWKMAREALSPAAAPDRDADVAPPRASARRSFVRGMLLAMSSPSAILWFAAVGGALIAKAGATSAATASVFLSGFFLGGLAWTLFMCTLASHGRKRAGARLMRACHVASALLFAYFSYSVIVGGYRDLIVHAA from the coding sequence ATGAATTTCGCCCCCGCTTCGATGCTGTCCGACGGATTTTTCCTGTCGCTGTCGCTGTGTCTCGATATCGGCCTCGTCAACGTCGCGATGCTGTCGCTGACGCTCTCGCACGGCTTCCGGCCGGGCTTCTGGCTCGGCGTCGGGTCGTGCGTCGGCGATCTCGTCTATGCGGCGCTCGCGCTCGCCGGGATGGCCGTGCTGCTGCAGTTCGAGGCGGTGCGCTGGGTCGTCTGGATCGGCGGCGGCGCGGTGCTGCTGTTTCTCACCTGGAAGATGGCGCGCGAAGCGCTGTCGCCGGCCGCGGCGCCCGACCGCGATGCCGACGTCGCGCCGCCCCGAGCCAGCGCGCGGCGCAGCTTCGTGCGCGGGATGCTGCTCGCGATGTCGTCGCCGAGCGCGATCCTCTGGTTCGCGGCGGTCGGCGGCGCGCTGATCGCGAAGGCCGGCGCGACCAGCGCGGCGACTGCTTCCGTCTTTCTGTCGGGCTTCTTCCTCGGCGGGCTCGCGTGGACGCTCTTCATGTGCACGCTCGCGAGCCACGGCCGCAAACGTGCCGGCGCGCGGCTGATGCGCGCTTGCCACGTCGCCTCCGCGCTGCTGTTCGCCTACTTCTCTTATAGCGTGATCGTCGGCGGCTACCGCGATCTGATCGTGCACGCGGCCTGA
- a CDS encoding UbiD family decarboxylase, giving the protein MKYKDLRDFIQRLEALGELRRVTQPVSPVLEMTELCDRVLRAGGPALLFEAPPGYAFPVLGNLFGTPRRVALGMGVDAGDDAALDSLRDLGRLLSALKEPDPPRSLKDAGKLLSLAKAVWDMAPKTVSSPPCQEIVWEGADVDLHKLPIQTCWPGDAGPLVTWGLTVTRGPNKPRQNLGIYRQQLIGRNKLIMRWLAHRGGALDFREFALKNPGKPYPVAVVLGADPATTLGAVTPVPDSLSEYQFAGLLRGSRTELAKCLTPGVDTLQVPARAEIVLEGFIYPQDGTPAPAPAGAPPRPAGQAAAAYEHALEGPYGDHTGYYNEQEWFPVFTVERITMRRDAIYHSTYTGKPPDEPAILGVALNEVFVPLLQKQFAEITDFYLPPEGCSYRMAIVQMKKSYAGHAKRVMFGVWSFLRQFMYTKFIVVVDEDVNIRDWKEVIWAITTRVDPVRDTVMVDNTPIDYLDFASPVAGLGSKMGLDATNKWPGETNREWGRPIEMDAAVKARVDRLWQDIGL; this is encoded by the coding sequence ATGAAATACAAAGACTTACGCGATTTCATCCAGCGCCTCGAGGCGCTCGGCGAACTGCGGCGCGTCACGCAGCCCGTGTCGCCCGTGCTCGAAATGACCGAACTGTGCGATCGCGTGCTGCGGGCCGGCGGCCCGGCCTTGCTGTTCGAGGCGCCGCCCGGCTATGCGTTCCCGGTGCTCGGCAACCTGTTCGGCACGCCGCGGCGCGTCGCGCTCGGCATGGGCGTCGACGCGGGCGACGACGCCGCGCTCGATTCGCTGCGCGATCTCGGCCGGCTGCTGTCCGCGCTGAAGGAACCCGATCCGCCCAGGAGCCTGAAGGACGCCGGCAAGCTGCTGTCGCTCGCGAAGGCCGTCTGGGACATGGCGCCGAAGACGGTTTCGTCGCCGCCGTGCCAGGAAATCGTGTGGGAAGGCGCCGACGTCGATCTGCACAAGCTGCCGATCCAGACCTGCTGGCCCGGCGACGCGGGGCCGCTCGTCACGTGGGGGCTGACCGTCACGCGCGGGCCGAACAAGCCGCGCCAGAACCTCGGCATCTACCGGCAGCAGCTGATCGGCCGCAACAAGCTGATCATGCGCTGGCTCGCGCATCGCGGCGGCGCGCTCGATTTCCGCGAATTCGCGCTGAAGAACCCGGGCAAGCCGTATCCGGTCGCGGTCGTGCTCGGCGCCGATCCGGCGACGACGCTCGGCGCCGTCACGCCCGTGCCCGATTCGTTGTCCGAATACCAGTTCGCCGGGCTGCTGCGCGGCAGCCGCACCGAGCTCGCGAAGTGCCTGACGCCGGGCGTCGATACGCTGCAGGTACCCGCGCGCGCGGAGATCGTGCTCGAAGGCTTCATTTATCCGCAGGACGGCACGCCGGCCCCGGCGCCGGCCGGCGCGCCGCCGCGCCCGGCCGGCCAGGCAGCCGCCGCGTACGAGCATGCGCTCGAAGGCCCGTACGGCGATCACACCGGCTATTACAACGAGCAGGAGTGGTTTCCCGTGTTCACGGTCGAGCGGATCACGATGCGTCGCGACGCGATCTACCACTCGACGTACACCGGCAAACCGCCCGACGAGCCCGCGATCCTCGGCGTCGCGCTGAACGAGGTGTTCGTGCCGCTGCTGCAGAAGCAGTTCGCGGAGATCACCGACTTCTATCTGCCGCCCGAGGGCTGCAGCTATCGGATGGCGATCGTCCAGATGAAGAAGAGCTACGCGGGCCACGCGAAACGCGTGATGTTCGGCGTCTGGAGCTTCCTGCGGCAGTTCATGTATACGAAGTTCATCGTCGTCGTCGACGAGGACGTGAACATCCGCGACTGGAAGGAAGTCATCTGGGCGATCACGACGCGCGTCGATCCGGTGCGCGACACCGTGATGGTCGACAACACGCCGATCGATTATCTCGACTTCGCGTCGCCGGTCGCCGGTCTCGGCTCGAAGATGGGGCTCGACGCGACCAACAAGTGGCCCGGCGAGACGAACCGCGAATGGGGCCGCCCGATCGAGATGGACGCCGCAGTGAAGGCGCGCGTCGATCGGCTGTGGCAGGACATCGGGCTTTGA